Proteins encoded in a region of the Pristis pectinata isolate sPriPec2 chromosome 16, sPriPec2.1.pri, whole genome shotgun sequence genome:
- the LOC127578937 gene encoding gametocyte-specific factor 1-like has translation MSSVDPEDLLQCPYDRNHHIRASRFPYHLVKCRKNFPDIARNLESCPFNARHRIPKAEMKHHITNCVDKKVIEEEFVCSAQRKPCDIPQSTWQCPAPEEDWEKDEDESSGTFIYGYTNLNRNCIKESSISAYENSNNITAGIRAPKSFPEQLSSSSTRLGSIPFVRPWRIGTGSKVKELSGLPLQSPVPCVVKSVEEST, from the exons ATGAGCTCCGTTGACCCTGAAGACCTCCTGCAGTGTCCCTATGACAGGAACCACCACATCCGTGCCAGCAGGTTCCCCTACCACCTGGTCAAATGCAGAAAG AATTTCCCTGACATAGCTCGGAATTTAGAGTCCTGTCCTTTTAATGCAAGACACCGTATTCCAAAAGCGGAAATGAAGCATCATATCACCAATTGTGTGGACAAGAAGGTCATTGAGGAAGAGTTTG TTTGCAGTGCCCAAAGAAAGCCTTGTGACATCCCTCAAAGTACATGGCAGTGTCCTGCCCCTGAGGAAGACTGGGAGAAAG ATGAAGATGAATCTTCTGGCACATTCATCTATGGCTACACCAACCTGAACAGAAACTGCATCAAAGAAAG TTCCATTTCAGCTTATGAAAACAGCAACAATATCACTGCTGGGATCAGAGCTCCTAAATCTTTTCCAGAGCAGCTTTCATCATCAAGTACTCGTCTGGGATCGATTCCATTTGTTCGTCCTTGGAGAATTG GTACAGGTTCCAAAGTGAAGGAATTGTCTGGTCTCCCACTGCAATCT CCTGTTCCCTGTGTGGTTAAGTCAGTTGAGGAGAGCACCTGA